Proteins from one Oscillatoria sp. FACHB-1407 genomic window:
- the ilvD gene encoding dihydroxy-acid dehydratase — MPENLRSQAVTQGVQRTPNRAMLRAVGFKDEDFTKPIVGIASGYSTITPCNMGINRLASVAEVGVRTSGGMPQLFGTITVSDGISMGTEGMKYSLVSREVIADSIETACNAQSMDGVLAIGGCDKNMPGAMIAIARMNIPAIFVYGGTIKPGHYNGQDLTVVSAFEAVGQYSAGKIDDKTLIEVERHSCPGAGSCGGMYTANTMSSAFEAMGMSLMYSSTMAAEDTEKAESAEKSGYVLLEAIKKQLLPRQIITRKSIENAIAVIMAVGGSTNAVLHFLAIAHAAGVELTLDDFETIRARVPVLCDLKPSGRYVATDLHQAGGIPQVMKMLLVNGLLHGDCITITGETIAELLADIPSEPRPDQDVIRPFNKPMYPQGHLGILRGNLATEGSVAKLTGIKNRSITGPARVFESEEDCLVAILAKQINPGDVIVIRYEGPKGGPGMREMLAPTSAIIGAGLGDSVGLITDGRFSGGTYGMVVGHVAPEAFVGGAIALVQEGDSITIDADARLLQVNISDEELAQRRAQWQPPQPRYTKGILAKYAKLVSSSSVGAVTDLNLF, encoded by the coding sequence ATGCCTGAGAACCTTAGAAGTCAAGCTGTAACCCAAGGTGTGCAACGTACTCCCAACCGAGCCATGTTAAGAGCAGTTGGGTTTAAAGACGAAGACTTTACCAAGCCGATTGTGGGAATCGCCAGCGGTTATAGCACGATTACCCCTTGCAACATGGGGATCAACCGTCTGGCAAGTGTGGCTGAGGTAGGAGTTCGCACATCGGGCGGAATGCCCCAGCTATTTGGCACGATTACCGTCAGCGATGGCATCTCCATGGGCACCGAGGGAATGAAATATTCGCTGGTGTCGCGGGAGGTGATTGCTGATTCGATCGAAACGGCGTGCAATGCCCAGAGCATGGACGGTGTGTTGGCGATTGGCGGTTGTGACAAGAACATGCCCGGAGCCATGATCGCGATCGCCCGGATGAACATTCCTGCCATCTTTGTGTATGGCGGCACGATCAAGCCCGGACATTACAATGGTCAAGACTTAACGGTTGTTAGTGCCTTTGAAGCGGTAGGGCAATACAGCGCAGGCAAAATTGATGACAAAACGTTGATTGAAGTCGAGCGACATTCCTGTCCGGGGGCAGGTTCGTGTGGTGGAATGTATACCGCCAACACCATGTCTTCCGCATTTGAGGCAATGGGCATGAGCTTAATGTATTCCTCCACGATGGCAGCAGAGGATACGGAAAAAGCCGAGAGTGCTGAAAAGTCTGGATATGTGCTGTTAGAAGCGATCAAAAAGCAACTGCTGCCCCGACAAATCATTACGCGCAAGTCCATTGAAAACGCGATCGCCGTGATCATGGCAGTCGGGGGATCGACAAATGCTGTCCTCCACTTTTTGGCGATCGCCCATGCCGCAGGGGTTGAGTTGACGCTGGATGACTTTGAAACCATTCGTGCTCGTGTGCCAGTTTTGTGCGATCTCAAGCCTTCTGGACGCTATGTCGCGACCGATCTGCATCAGGCAGGCGGCATTCCCCAGGTGATGAAGATGTTGCTGGTCAATGGTCTGTTGCATGGCGATTGCATCACGATTACGGGAGAGACGATTGCTGAGCTATTAGCCGATATCCCTTCGGAGCCTCGCCCCGATCAGGATGTGATTCGTCCTTTTAACAAGCCTATGTATCCTCAAGGTCACCTGGGTATTTTGCGCGGCAATCTTGCCACTGAGGGGTCGGTTGCCAAACTCACCGGGATTAAAAACCGCAGCATCACTGGGCCTGCCAGGGTGTTTGAGTCAGAAGAAGATTGTCTGGTAGCAATCCTGGCAAAGCAAATTAACCCCGGTGATGTGATTGTGATTCGCTACGAGGGACCCAAAGGGGGTCCCGGAATGCGGGAGATGTTAGCTCCAACCTCAGCCATCATTGGTGCAGGACTGGGTGACTCTGTTGGGTTGATCACCGATGGACGCTTTTCCGGGGGCACCTATGGCATGGTCGTCGGTCATGTTGCGCCAGAGGCATTTGTGGGTGGGGCGATCGCTCTCGTTCAAGAAGGCGACAGTATCACGATCGATGCGGATGCTCGCTTGTTACAGGTCAACATCTCTGATGAAGAGTTGGCACAACGTCGTGCCCAGTGGCAACCTCCCCAACCCCGTTACACCAAAGGCATCTTAGCCAAATATGCCAAGTTGGTTTCCTCTAGCAGTGTTGGAGCCGTGACCGATTTAAATCTGTTCTAA
- a CDS encoding pentapeptide repeat-containing protein, whose protein sequence is MDADELLRQYAAGVRDFREANLVGIDLSGKTLREVNFRGANLSKANLIGTDLTAANFREARLIGADLNQATLIETNFIGADLSQALLCEADLTEAGLRGTKLIATDLRGATLIEANLAESSLNRARLIEANLNEASLNRAKLIAADLTRAILDGSNMTNAIFSEAILEGATLVNAIMHGVSFEEADLRDADLSRAKIVGGNLINANLNRANVRGANLSWTSLRGANLRKANLYRTKFSWANLSEADLTEAVMINANLNQANLHNSNLTGAIMPDGSTHE, encoded by the coding sequence ATGGATGCTGACGAGCTGCTAAGGCAATATGCAGCGGGGGTAAGAGACTTCCGAGAAGCCAATTTGGTTGGCATTGACCTGAGTGGCAAAACTCTGAGAGAGGTGAACTTTAGAGGTGCAAATCTGAGTAAAGCGAATCTAATCGGCACAGATCTAACCGCTGCTAATTTTCGAGAGGCGCGTTTGATCGGGGCTGATCTGAATCAAGCGACCCTGATCGAAACGAATTTTATTGGGGCTGATTTAAGTCAGGCTCTGTTGTGTGAAGCTGACCTGACAGAGGCAGGATTACGAGGTACCAAATTAATTGCAACTGATTTGCGAGGAGCCACACTCATTGAAGCCAACCTGGCAGAATCTAGCCTCAACCGGGCACGGCTCATAGAGGCAAACCTGAATGAAGCCAGCCTGAATCGTGCAAAATTAATTGCCGCCGATCTAACACGGGCAATCTTAGATGGGTCAAATATGACAAACGCGATCTTTAGCGAAGCCATCTTAGAAGGAGCAACCCTCGTTAATGCCATCATGCATGGGGTTAGTTTTGAAGAAGCCGATCTGCGAGATGCCGATCTGAGCCGCGCCAAGATCGTGGGTGGTAATTTGATTAATGCTAATCTCAACCGAGCTAACGTCAGAGGCGCAAACCTCAGTTGGACATCGCTACGAGGAGCTAATTTGCGAAAAGCAAACCTTTATCGCACCAAATTTAGCTGGGCAAATTTGAGTGAAGCGGATTTAACAGAAGCCGTCATGATTAACGCCAATCTCAATCAAGCCAATCTTCACAACAGCAACTTAACGGGAGCCATCATGCCTGACGGCTCAACCCATGAGTAA
- a CDS encoding DUF732 domain-containing protein, translated as MLKTARSIAMLSPLLFLTAPFSQAAQAQEPPQSIPVVVDPTVVTPGICGQIHGLSGRSVILPSGEFVRLVDYCTTVGTSITAVSFEGEEFWQAFLIAASPEALRYAESVGRDEVVSYGATICPVLNSGTSMQELREVQAEGDLPVAFDAAVNVAAVNTYCPQYQSQLGRN; from the coding sequence ATGCTAAAAACTGCTCGTTCCATTGCAATGTTGAGTCCTCTGCTGTTCCTGACAGCCCCCTTCTCCCAGGCTGCACAGGCTCAAGAACCACCACAAAGTATTCCTGTGGTGGTTGACCCTACGGTCGTGACTCCTGGTATTTGTGGTCAGATCCATGGCTTGTCGGGGCGATCGGTCATTTTGCCGAGTGGTGAGTTCGTTCGCTTGGTCGATTACTGCACCACTGTAGGAACCTCCATTACAGCTGTCAGTTTTGAAGGGGAAGAATTTTGGCAGGCGTTCCTCATCGCAGCCAGTCCTGAAGCCCTGCGATATGCAGAATCCGTTGGGCGGGATGAGGTTGTCTCCTACGGCGCAACTATTTGTCCTGTTTTGAACAGTGGCACGAGTATGCAGGAATTGCGAGAGGTTCAAGCCGAAGGGGATTTGCCTGTTGCCTTCGATGCAGCGGTAAACGTCGCAGCGGTGAATACGTATTGTCCTCAATACCAATCTCAACTGGGACGAAACTAA